A DNA window from Ranitomeya imitator isolate aRanImi1 chromosome 2, aRanImi1.pri, whole genome shotgun sequence contains the following coding sequences:
- the STRADA gene encoding STE20-related kinase adapter protein alpha isoform X2, which yields MGVYTPDNNCYDLLTVIGKGFEDLMTVNLARYKPSGEYVCIRRINMESCTNDMVAFLQTELHVSKLFNHPNILPYRATFIADNELWVVTPFMAYGSAKDLICTHFTDGMSELAIAYILLGVLKALDYIHHMGYVHRSVKASHILISVDGKVYLSGLRSILSMINHGQRLKVVHDFPKHSSRVLPWLSPEVLQQNLQGYDAKSDIYSVGITACELANGHVPFKDMPATQMLLEKLNGTVPCLLDTATIPASELTMMTSRSGADSGIGEGTSCRPSNGEPSMHPYNRSFSPHFHNLVELCLQRNPELRPNAGTLLNHSFFKQIKRRASEALPELLRPVSPITNFEGARNSGTQGVTELVSDLEHLDMDDWDF from the exons ATGGGGGTATACACACCGGACAATAATTGCTATGATTTGCTCACTGTCATAG gaAAAGGATTTGAGGACCTGATGACTGTCAACTTGGCTCGTTATAAGCCGTCCGGAGAGTACGTTTGTATCAGAAGGATTAATATGGAGTCCTGCACAAATGACATGGTTGCTTTCCTGCAG ACTGAACTTCATGTATCCAAGCTGTTCAATCACCCCAACATCCTCCCATACAGAGCCACGTTCATTGCTGATAATGAGCTGTGGGTAGTCACCCCATTTATGGCTTATG GATCGGCCAAAGATCTGATCTGCACACACTTCACAGATGGCATGAGTGAGCTGGCCATCGCTTACATCTTGCTGGGAGTGCTGAAAGCCCTGGATTACATCCATCACATGGGATATGTGCACAG GAGCGTGAAGGCCAGTCACATCCTGATCTCGGTGGACGGTAAAGTTTATCTTTCTGGTCTGCGCAGCATTCTTAGTATGATAAACCATGGACAGCGTCTTAAAGTCGTCCATGACTTTCCGAAGCACAGCTCCAGGGTCCTCCCATGGCTTAGCCCAGAGGTCTTGCAGCAG AACTTGCAGGGATATGATGCCAAGTCTGATATCTACAGTGTTGGGATCACAGCATGTGAATTGGCTAATGGTCACGTGCCATTCAAGGACATGCCAGCAACACAG ATGCTCTTGGAGAAATTGAATGGCACCGTACCCTGCCTGCTGGACACAGCTACAATCCCTGCCTCCGAACTCACCATGATGACCTCTCGCTCAGGAGCCGACTCTGGCATTGGCGAGGGGACCTCCTGTCGCCCTTCCAATGGGGAGCCAAGCATGCACCCATACAATCGCAGCTTCTCTCCTCATTTTCACAACTTGGTGGAGCTGTGTCTGCAGAGGAACCCTGAACTTAG GCCGAATGCTGGTACGCTGCTCAATCATTCCTTTTTCAAACAG ATAAAGCGCAGAGCGTCAGAAGCCCTCCCTGAGCTGCTCCGTCCTGTGTCGCCCATTACCAACTTTGAAGGAGCCAGGAATTCGGGAACCCAGGGCGTAACGGAATTGGTGTCTGATCTGGAGCATTTGGATATGGACGATTGGGACTTTTAA
- the STRADA gene encoding STE20-related kinase adapter protein alpha isoform X1 yields the protein MSFLRWVSDKILVDGLRELEFFGDSHLGDSRRKTDEAASAESIASCRGPDTMGVYTPDNNCYDLLTVIGKGFEDLMTVNLARYKPSGEYVCIRRINMESCTNDMVAFLQTELHVSKLFNHPNILPYRATFIADNELWVVTPFMAYGSAKDLICTHFTDGMSELAIAYILLGVLKALDYIHHMGYVHRSVKASHILISVDGKVYLSGLRSILSMINHGQRLKVVHDFPKHSSRVLPWLSPEVLQQNLQGYDAKSDIYSVGITACELANGHVPFKDMPATQMLLEKLNGTVPCLLDTATIPASELTMMTSRSGADSGIGEGTSCRPSNGEPSMHPYNRSFSPHFHNLVELCLQRNPELRPNAGTLLNHSFFKQIKRRASEALPELLRPVSPITNFEGARNSGTQGVTELVSDLEHLDMDDWDF from the exons CGTTGGGTTTCAGACAAGATCCTGGTTGATGGTTTGAGGGAGTTGGAGTTTTTTGGAG aCTCGCATTTAGGGGACTCTCGAAGGAAA ACGGATGAAGCAGCCAGCGCTGAGTCTATAGCCTCGTGTCGAGGTCCGGACACCATGGGGGTATACACACCGGACAATAATTGCTATGATTTGCTCACTGTCATAG gaAAAGGATTTGAGGACCTGATGACTGTCAACTTGGCTCGTTATAAGCCGTCCGGAGAGTACGTTTGTATCAGAAGGATTAATATGGAGTCCTGCACAAATGACATGGTTGCTTTCCTGCAG ACTGAACTTCATGTATCCAAGCTGTTCAATCACCCCAACATCCTCCCATACAGAGCCACGTTCATTGCTGATAATGAGCTGTGGGTAGTCACCCCATTTATGGCTTATG GATCGGCCAAAGATCTGATCTGCACACACTTCACAGATGGCATGAGTGAGCTGGCCATCGCTTACATCTTGCTGGGAGTGCTGAAAGCCCTGGATTACATCCATCACATGGGATATGTGCACAG GAGCGTGAAGGCCAGTCACATCCTGATCTCGGTGGACGGTAAAGTTTATCTTTCTGGTCTGCGCAGCATTCTTAGTATGATAAACCATGGACAGCGTCTTAAAGTCGTCCATGACTTTCCGAAGCACAGCTCCAGGGTCCTCCCATGGCTTAGCCCAGAGGTCTTGCAGCAG AACTTGCAGGGATATGATGCCAAGTCTGATATCTACAGTGTTGGGATCACAGCATGTGAATTGGCTAATGGTCACGTGCCATTCAAGGACATGCCAGCAACACAG ATGCTCTTGGAGAAATTGAATGGCACCGTACCCTGCCTGCTGGACACAGCTACAATCCCTGCCTCCGAACTCACCATGATGACCTCTCGCTCAGGAGCCGACTCTGGCATTGGCGAGGGGACCTCCTGTCGCCCTTCCAATGGGGAGCCAAGCATGCACCCATACAATCGCAGCTTCTCTCCTCATTTTCACAACTTGGTGGAGCTGTGTCTGCAGAGGAACCCTGAACTTAG GCCGAATGCTGGTACGCTGCTCAATCATTCCTTTTTCAAACAG ATAAAGCGCAGAGCGTCAGAAGCCCTCCCTGAGCTGCTCCGTCCTGTGTCGCCCATTACCAACTTTGAAGGAGCCAGGAATTCGGGAACCCAGGGCGTAACGGAATTGGTGTCTGATCTGGAGCATTTGGATATGGACGATTGGGACTTTTAA